A region from the Lycium barbarum isolate Lr01 chromosome 8, ASM1917538v2, whole genome shotgun sequence genome encodes:
- the LOC132607980 gene encoding protein FAR1-RELATED SEQUENCE 5-like produces the protein MEFEPLGIGNDVREFDMIGLGVGDDTIDMEHPVEEGEDKQLLIDPFDGFVSNGRISDGDIMNLEPYEGMEFESEESAKAFYNSYSRRIGFSTRVSMSRRSRRDGAIIQRSFVCAKEGFRVEKERAVGRDGSGGARVKRPRAETRVGCKAMLVVKIQDSGRWVVSGFVKEHNHELVEPDKVHCLRSHRHVSGPAKSLIDTLQGAGIGPSRIMSALIKEYGGISNVGFTERDYRNYMRSSKQRTLGGDPQTLLDYLKQKHLENPSFFYAVQGDEDHCMSNIFWADPKGRSNFAYFGDTVTFDTTYRSNRYRLPFAPFTGINHHGQPVLFGCALLINESEASFSWLFRAWLTAMCGKPPVSITTDHDRVIRLAVSQVFPETHHRFCKSHIFKECQEKLSHVLSEHINFEAEFHKCVSLMESIEEFEACWFTLIDKYDLGENEWLQAIYADRKQWVPVYLRDTFFAELCITQSSDSMNSYFDGYVNASTTLQQFIKLYEKAVESHYEKEVKADYDTIHIAPVLKTPSPMEKQAAEIYTRKLFMKFQTELVETLTFLATTGDDDKESTTVFRVAKFGESHKSYLVHYNVREIKASCSCQMFEFSGLICRHILTVFRVTNILTLPPCYVLKRWTRNAKSGVMLEEQTCNLVSNSCQESFTVRYNNLQREALKYVDEGAKDEELYKVAIDALRGAANKVANAKKTDVGVSSFSGPCRGESLPLRKGISFLDDCFGLLLLDAFHLTMIAQISSQDEKDKMIQKLTSKLERARQKCELYRANLLTILEDIEQQKLQLTVKVQSIKLGMKD, from the exons ATGGAGTTTGAACCCTTGGGAATTGGGAATGATGTGAGAGAATTCGATATGATAGGTTTAGGAGTAGGAGATGACACAATTGACATGGAACACCCTGTTGAAGAAGGGGAAGATAAACAATTACTAATTGACCCTTTTGATGGTTTTGTTAGTAATGGTAGAATTTCTGATGGGGATATTATGAATCTTGAACCTTATGAAGGAATGGAGTTTGAGTCGGAGGAATCTGCGAAAGCCTTCTATAATTCATACTCACGTAGAATAGGGTTTAGTACGCGTGTTAGTATGTCTAGGAGATCTAGGCGAGATGGGGCTATTATTCAGAGATCATTCGTTTGTGCAAAAGAGGGGTTTCGTGTTGAGAAGGAGAGGGCAGTTGGGCGTGATGGCAGTGGTGGTGCTAGGGTTAAGAGACCCCGAGCTGAGACTAGGGTCGGGTGTAAAGCGATGTTAGTGGTTAAGATTCAAGATTCGGGGAGATGGGTTGTATCGGGATTTGTCAAAGAACATAACCATGAGCTTGTTGAACCTGATAAGGTGCATTGTTTGCGTTCGCACAGACATGTATCTGGACCAGCTAAGTCGTTGATTGATACATTACAAGGAGCTGGAATTGGTCCGAGTAGGATAATGTCTGCCTTGATTAAGGAGTATGGCGGAATTAGTAATGTTGGGTTTACGGAGCGTGATTATAGGAATTACATGAGGAGTAGTAAACAGAGAACACTTGGGGGTGATCCGCAGACTCTTCTTGATTATTTGAAACAAAAGCATTTGGAAAATCCGTCGTTTTTCTATGCTGTGCAAGGAGATGAAGATCATTGTATGAGTAATATATTTTGGGCTGATCCTAAGGGTCGGAGTAATTTTGCTTATTTCGGTGATACTGTCACTTTTGACACCACTTACAGATCAAACAGGTATAGGTTACCGTTTGCCCCATTCACAGGGATAAATCATCATGGACAACCAGTGTTATTTGGTTGTGCTCTTTTAATAAATGAATCTGAAGCGTCTTTTAGTTGGCTATTTAGAGCTTGGCTGACGGCAATGTGTGGAAAGCCGCCAGTCTCAATCACGACTGACCATGATCGGGTGATTCGGTTGGCTGTTAGTCAGGTTTTCCCCGAAACACATCACAGGTTTTGCAAATCGCATATTTTCAAGGAATGCCAAGAGAAGTTGTCCCATGTGCTCTCTGAGCATATTAATTTCGAAGCAGAGTTTCATAAATGCGTAAGCTTGATGGAGTCCATTGAAGAGTTTGAAGCTTGTTGGTTTACTCTGATTGATAAATATGATCTTGGGGAAAATGAGTGGCTTCAAGCTATTTATGCAGATCGCAAGCAATGGGTTCCCGTCTATTTGAGGGATACATTCTTTGCAGAACTGTGTATAACACAGAGTAGTGATAGTATGAATTCATATTTTGATGGGTATGTGAATGCATCAACTACTCTTCAACAATTCATTAAGTTGTATGAAAAGGCTGTAGAGAGTCACTACGAGAAAGAAGTTAAAGCAGATTATGACACCATCCATATTGCCCCCGTTCTAAAGACCCCATCACCCATGGAGAAGCAAGCTGCCGAGATATATACAAGGAAACTGTTCATGAAGTTTCAAACGGAGCTTGTTGAAACACTCACATTCTTGGCAACTACAGGTGATGATGATAAGGAGTCAACAACTGTATTTCGAGTGGCTAAATTTGGGGAGAGTCATAAGTCTTACTTAGTTCACTACAATGTCAGAGAGATTAAAGCATCATGTAGCTGCCAGATGTTTGAGTTCTCTGGTCTCATTTGTCGGCATATACTAACAGTCTTTAGAGTCACCAATATTCTCACTCTTCCTCCATGCTATGTTTTAAAGCGTTGGACTAGGAATGCTAAAAGTGGTGTCATGTTGGAAGAACAGACCTGTAATTTAGTATCAAATAGTTGTCAAGAATCTTTTACTGTCAGATATAACAATCTTCAGCGAGAAGCCCTCAAATATGTAGATGAAGGTGCGAAAGATGAGGAACTTTACAAGGTGGCTATCGATGCCTTGCGAGGAGCTGCAAATAAAGTTGCTAATGCTAAGAAAACTGATGTGGGAGTTTCTAGTTTTAGTGGACCTTGTAGAGGAGAGAGTCTGCCACTCAGGAAAGGCAT CTCTTTTCTTGACGATTGCTTTGGTTTACTTCTGTTGGACGCCTTCCATCTTACAATGATTGCTCAGATCAGTTCTCAA GATGAAAAGGACAAAATGATACAGAAACTTACAAGTAAGCTGGAACGTGCAAGGCAAAAATGTGAATTATACCGGGCTAACTTATTGACAATCTTGGAAGATATTGAGCAGCAGAAGCTTCAGCTGACCGTTAAGGTTCAGAGTATTAAGTTAGGCATGAAAGATTAA
- the LOC132605154 gene encoding uncharacterized protein LOC132605154, whose translation MNQQENQDLASSLPALPRLDRLDRLHFCISRSSSSSGHVSVTVGQAQDQKSKLRDRKGPDHLVVEEKGLTNEIPLTKKTEQSTITNKSRIERRISLRKLLGWLRLGC comes from the exons ATGAACCAGCAAGAGAATCAAGACTTGGCTTCTTCCTTGCCTGCTCTTCCACGGTTAGATCGCCTTGATCGCCTA caCTTTTGCATTTCAAGGTCCAGCTCATCATCAGGGCATGTTTCAGTTACAGTAGGCCAAGCCCAGGACCAAAAATCAAAACTCCGGGATAGGAAAGGCCCTGATCATCTTGTAGTTGAG GAAAAGGGCTTGACTAATGAAATACCTTTGACAAAAAAGACAGAACAAAGTACTATTACTAATAAGAGTAGGATTGAGAGAAGGATATCCCTCAGAAAATTGCTTGGGTGGCTCCGACTGGGATGTTAA
- the LOC132606355 gene encoding protein PIN-LIKES 3-like, whose amino-acid sequence MGFVDLFVVALVPVLKTLIITGVGLFLALKRVNLLGSTARHHLNNLVFYIFTPALVASSLAETVTSSNIVSLWFMPVNILLTFIIGSALGWILVKITRTPIELHGLVISCCAAGNLGNLLLIIIPAVCEEKNSPFGDTVTCFTNGKAYASLSMAIGAVYIWTYIYNIIRASETQHNTTTVDIENSGEVPKVLSESCTKPLPPKDSLQSDIDHEAQLAVPLIGYETADDQGHVVKKIKNHIKIWTQRINFKMLFAPSTIATMVGILIGVSSLLKKIMIGNEAPLHVIDSSASMLGEAAIPAMTLIVGANLLKGLKKSAVGMWVVIGIQVIRYVALPLSGICVVKAAQHLGLVGSDSLYQFVLLLQYALPSAMTIGTITQLFEVGESECSVIMLWNYALASIALTLWTTYYMWILS is encoded by the exons ATGGGATTTGTGGACTTGTTCGTTGTAGCATTAGTGCCTGTTCTTAAAACACTTATAATTACTGGTGTTGGCTTATTCCTTGCTCTCAAACGTGTCAATCTCCTTGGCTCTACTGCTAGGCACCATTTGAACAAT CTTGTGTTTTATATTTTTACTCCTGCGCTGGTGGCTAGCAGCTTGGCTGAGACAGTAACATCGAGCAACATTGTCTCATT ATGGTTCATGCCTGTAAACATCCTTCTCACATTTATCATTGGTTCAGCACTTGGATGGATACTTGTGAAAATCACAAGAACTCCCATAGAACTCCATGGCCTTGTTATTAGTTGCTGTGCTGCAG ggAATTTGGGGAACTTGCTTCTCATCATAATTCCTGCAGTTTGTGAGGAGAAGAATAGTCCATTTGGAGATACAGTTACATGCTTCACAAATGGAAAGGCATATGCGTCACTATCTATGGCG ATAGGAGCAGTGTATATATGGACATATATCTATAACATCATTCGAGCATCTGAAACACAACATAATACAACAACCGTCGACATAGAGAATTCTGGAGAAGTTCCAAAAGTATTGTCCGAAAGCTGTACAAAACCTTTACCTCCAAAGGATAGCCTACAATCTGATATAGACCATGAAGCTCAACTTGCAGTACCTCTCATTGGATATGAAACCGCAGATGATCAG GGACATGTTGTGAAAAAGATCAAAAACCATATCAAAATATGGACGCAGAGGATCAATTTCAAAATGTTGTTTGCACCATCAACAATTGCTACG ATGGTTGGGATCTTGATTGGTGTATCGTCCTTGCTAAAAAAGATAATGATTGGAAATGAGGCTCCATTGCATGTGATTGATAGCTCTGCATCTATGCTTGG AGAAGCTGCAATACCAGCCATGACATTAATAGTTGGAGCAAATCTTCTTAAAG GACTGAAAAAATCAGCAGTAGGTATGTGGGTTGTGATAGGAATTCAAGTAATACGTTATGTGGCGTTGCCACTATCTGGAATTTGTGTTGTCAAAGCAGCACAACATTTAGGGTTGGTTGGATCAGATTCCTTATATCAGTTTGTACTTCTCTTGCAATATGCACTTCCCTCTGCCATGACTATAG GTACAATCACACAGTtgtttgaagttggtgaaagtGAATGCTCAGTGATTATGCTATGGAATTATGCACTGGCATCTATTGCTCTTACTCTATGGACGACTTACTACATGTGGATTTTATCTTGA